In the genome of Neodiprion pinetum isolate iyNeoPine1 chromosome 2, iyNeoPine1.2, whole genome shotgun sequence, one region contains:
- the trc gene encoding serine/threonine-protein kinase tricornered isoform X4, with protein MYNPELLKTVWTKIGQMCGYMMCAKSYLSGVLEMAATESTIRFSGHTLDKATKAKVTLENYYSNLIAQHIERKQRLAKLEESLKDEGLSEQQKQEKRLQHAQKETEFLRLKRSRLGVEDFEPLKVIGRGAFGEVRLVQKKDTGHVYAMKILRKADMLEKEQVAHVRAERDILVEADHQWVVKMYYSFQDPINLYLIMEFLPGGDMMTLLMKKDTLSEECTQFYISETALAIDSIHKLGFIHRDIKPDNLLLDARGHIKLSDFGLCTGLKKSHRTDFYRDLSQAKPSDFMTSCGCGSGGAMDSKRRAESWKRNRRALAYSTVGTPDYIAPEVFLQNGYGPACDCWSLGVIMYEMLIGYPPFCSENPQETYRKVMNWRETLIFPPEVPISEEAKDTIVRFCCEADRRLGSQRGIEELKLAPFFRGVDWEHIRERPAAIPVEVRSIDDTSNFDEFPDVKLEIPSAPLPQDGEVIYKDWVFINYTFKRFEGLTQRGTPTKK; from the exons GTGTGCTGGAGATGGCGGCCACTGAAAGCACGATCAGATTCAGCGGTCATACCCTGGACAAAGCCACGAAAGCCAag GTGACGTTAGAGAATTACTACAGTAATTTAATCGCTCAACACATCGAGCGTAAGCAAAGGCTTGCGAAGTTGGAGGAGTCGTTGAAAGACGAGGGTCTATCCGAGCAGCAAAAGCAGGAAAAGAGGCTGCAACATGCCCAGAAAGAAACTGAATTTCTACGTCTGAAACGCTCGCGGTTGGGCGTCGAGGATTTTGAACCGCTCAAAGTAATCGGGAGAGGAGCTTTCGGAGAG GTAAGATTGGTCCAGAAGAAGGATACTGGTCATGTTTATGCTATGAAGATACTGAGGAAAGCAGACATGCTTGAAAAGGAACAAGTTGCACACGTCAGAGCAGAGCGAGACATCCTTGTCGAGGCTGATCATCAATGGGTTGTTAAGATGTACTACAGTTTTCAAGACCCTATTAATCTCTATTTGATTATGGAGTTTTTACCTGGTG GTGACATGATGACCCTACTGATGAAGAAAGACACACTTTCTGAGGAATGCACGCAATTTTATATATCCGAAACCGCATTAGCTATAGATTCTATACACAAACTGGGTTTTATTCATCG AGATATCAAACCGGACAACCTTCTGCTTGATGCGCGGGGCCACATCAAACTGTCAGACTTTGGTTTGTGTACCGGACTTAAGAAGTCGCACCGAACTGACTTTTACCGGGATCTCAGTCAGGCGAAACCCTCAGATTTCA TGACGTCGTGTGGATGCGGAAGTGGAGGAGCAATGGACAGTAAGAGAAGAGCCGAGAGTTGGAAAAGAAATCGAAGAGCTCTAGCCTACAGTACAGTCGGTACACCAGATTACATAGCCCCTGAAGTTTTTCTGCAAAACGGTTACGGTCCGGCATGCGATTGCTGGTCACTAGGCGTTATTATGTATGAAATGTTAATAG GTTATCCTCCGTTCTGTAGTGAAAATCCTCAAGAAACTTACAGGAAGGTAATGAATTGGCGCGAAACGTTGATATTCCCTCCTGAAGTACCAATTAGCGAGGAGGCCAAGGACACTATTGTTAGATTCTGCTGTGAAGCAGATAGAAGATTGG GCTCTCAAAGAGGCATAGAAGAATTAAAGCTTGCGCCATTTTTCCGAGGAGTTGACTGGGAACACATACGAGAAAGACCAGCAGCAATCCCAGTAGAAGTGAGGTCGATCGATGATACATCCAACTTTGACGAGTTCCCTGACGTCAAGCTTGAAATAC CGTCAGCACCGCTGCCGCAAGATGGGGAGGTGATATACAAGGACTGGGTATTTATCAATTACACTTTCAAACGATTCGAGGGTCTGACTCAGAGAGGTACCCCGACCAAGAAATAG
- the trc gene encoding serine/threonine-protein kinase tricornered isoform X5 has product MRERVLEMAATESTIRFSGHTLDKATKAKVTLENYYSNLIAQHIERKQRLAKLEESLKDEGLSEQQKQEKRLQHAQKETEFLRLKRSRLGVEDFEPLKVIGRGAFGEVRLVQKKDTGHVYAMKILRKADMLEKEQVAHVRAERDILVEADHQWVVKMYYSFQDPINLYLIMEFLPGGDMMTLLMKKDTLSEECTQFYISETALAIDSIHKLGFIHRDIKPDNLLLDARGHIKLSDFGLCTGLKKSHRTDFYRDLSQAKPSDFMTSCGCGSGGAMDSKRRAESWKRNRRALAYSTVGTPDYIAPEVFLQNGYGPACDCWSLGVIMYEMLIGYPPFCSENPQETYRKVMNWRETLIFPPEVPISEEAKDTIVRFCCEADRRLGSQRGIEELKLAPFFRGVDWEHIRERPAAIPVEVRSIDDTSNFDEFPDVKLEIPSAPLPQDGEVIYKDWVFINYTFKRFEGLTQRGTPTKK; this is encoded by the exons GTGTGCTGGAGATGGCGGCCACTGAAAGCACGATCAGATTCAGCGGTCATACCCTGGACAAAGCCACGAAAGCCAag GTGACGTTAGAGAATTACTACAGTAATTTAATCGCTCAACACATCGAGCGTAAGCAAAGGCTTGCGAAGTTGGAGGAGTCGTTGAAAGACGAGGGTCTATCCGAGCAGCAAAAGCAGGAAAAGAGGCTGCAACATGCCCAGAAAGAAACTGAATTTCTACGTCTGAAACGCTCGCGGTTGGGCGTCGAGGATTTTGAACCGCTCAAAGTAATCGGGAGAGGAGCTTTCGGAGAG GTAAGATTGGTCCAGAAGAAGGATACTGGTCATGTTTATGCTATGAAGATACTGAGGAAAGCAGACATGCTTGAAAAGGAACAAGTTGCACACGTCAGAGCAGAGCGAGACATCCTTGTCGAGGCTGATCATCAATGGGTTGTTAAGATGTACTACAGTTTTCAAGACCCTATTAATCTCTATTTGATTATGGAGTTTTTACCTGGTG GTGACATGATGACCCTACTGATGAAGAAAGACACACTTTCTGAGGAATGCACGCAATTTTATATATCCGAAACCGCATTAGCTATAGATTCTATACACAAACTGGGTTTTATTCATCG AGATATCAAACCGGACAACCTTCTGCTTGATGCGCGGGGCCACATCAAACTGTCAGACTTTGGTTTGTGTACCGGACTTAAGAAGTCGCACCGAACTGACTTTTACCGGGATCTCAGTCAGGCGAAACCCTCAGATTTCA TGACGTCGTGTGGATGCGGAAGTGGAGGAGCAATGGACAGTAAGAGAAGAGCCGAGAGTTGGAAAAGAAATCGAAGAGCTCTAGCCTACAGTACAGTCGGTACACCAGATTACATAGCCCCTGAAGTTTTTCTGCAAAACGGTTACGGTCCGGCATGCGATTGCTGGTCACTAGGCGTTATTATGTATGAAATGTTAATAG GTTATCCTCCGTTCTGTAGTGAAAATCCTCAAGAAACTTACAGGAAGGTAATGAATTGGCGCGAAACGTTGATATTCCCTCCTGAAGTACCAATTAGCGAGGAGGCCAAGGACACTATTGTTAGATTCTGCTGTGAAGCAGATAGAAGATTGG GCTCTCAAAGAGGCATAGAAGAATTAAAGCTTGCGCCATTTTTCCGAGGAGTTGACTGGGAACACATACGAGAAAGACCAGCAGCAATCCCAGTAGAAGTGAGGTCGATCGATGATACATCCAACTTTGACGAGTTCCCTGACGTCAAGCTTGAAATAC CGTCAGCACCGCTGCCGCAAGATGGGGAGGTGATATACAAGGACTGGGTATTTATCAATTACACTTTCAAACGATTCGAGGGTCTGACTCAGAGAGGTACCCCGACCAAGAAATAG
- the trc gene encoding serine/threonine-protein kinase tricornered isoform X3, whose amino-acid sequence MCEEATDVESFHQPKQTAGLTTTMGVAEDDAPTPPSATSHPNPNSNQEGVLEMAATESTIRFSGHTLDKATKAKVTLENYYSNLIAQHIERKQRLAKLEESLKDEGLSEQQKQEKRLQHAQKETEFLRLKRSRLGVEDFEPLKVIGRGAFGEVRLVQKKDTGHVYAMKILRKADMLEKEQVAHVRAERDILVEADHQWVVKMYYSFQDPINLYLIMEFLPGGDMMTLLMKKDTLSEECTQFYISETALAIDSIHKLGFIHRDIKPDNLLLDARGHIKLSDFGLCTGLKKSHRTDFYRDLSQAKPSDFMTSCGCGSGGAMDSKRRAESWKRNRRALAYSTVGTPDYIAPEVFLQNGYGPACDCWSLGVIMYEMLIGYPPFCSENPQETYRKVMNWRETLIFPPEVPISEEAKDTIVRFCCEADRRLGSQRGIEELKLAPFFRGVDWEHIRERPAAIPVEVRSIDDTSNFDEFPDVKLEIPSAPLPQDGEVIYKDWVFINYTFKRFEGLTQRGTPTKK is encoded by the exons GTGTGCTGGAGATGGCGGCCACTGAAAGCACGATCAGATTCAGCGGTCATACCCTGGACAAAGCCACGAAAGCCAag GTGACGTTAGAGAATTACTACAGTAATTTAATCGCTCAACACATCGAGCGTAAGCAAAGGCTTGCGAAGTTGGAGGAGTCGTTGAAAGACGAGGGTCTATCCGAGCAGCAAAAGCAGGAAAAGAGGCTGCAACATGCCCAGAAAGAAACTGAATTTCTACGTCTGAAACGCTCGCGGTTGGGCGTCGAGGATTTTGAACCGCTCAAAGTAATCGGGAGAGGAGCTTTCGGAGAG GTAAGATTGGTCCAGAAGAAGGATACTGGTCATGTTTATGCTATGAAGATACTGAGGAAAGCAGACATGCTTGAAAAGGAACAAGTTGCACACGTCAGAGCAGAGCGAGACATCCTTGTCGAGGCTGATCATCAATGGGTTGTTAAGATGTACTACAGTTTTCAAGACCCTATTAATCTCTATTTGATTATGGAGTTTTTACCTGGTG GTGACATGATGACCCTACTGATGAAGAAAGACACACTTTCTGAGGAATGCACGCAATTTTATATATCCGAAACCGCATTAGCTATAGATTCTATACACAAACTGGGTTTTATTCATCG AGATATCAAACCGGACAACCTTCTGCTTGATGCGCGGGGCCACATCAAACTGTCAGACTTTGGTTTGTGTACCGGACTTAAGAAGTCGCACCGAACTGACTTTTACCGGGATCTCAGTCAGGCGAAACCCTCAGATTTCA TGACGTCGTGTGGATGCGGAAGTGGAGGAGCAATGGACAGTAAGAGAAGAGCCGAGAGTTGGAAAAGAAATCGAAGAGCTCTAGCCTACAGTACAGTCGGTACACCAGATTACATAGCCCCTGAAGTTTTTCTGCAAAACGGTTACGGTCCGGCATGCGATTGCTGGTCACTAGGCGTTATTATGTATGAAATGTTAATAG GTTATCCTCCGTTCTGTAGTGAAAATCCTCAAGAAACTTACAGGAAGGTAATGAATTGGCGCGAAACGTTGATATTCCCTCCTGAAGTACCAATTAGCGAGGAGGCCAAGGACACTATTGTTAGATTCTGCTGTGAAGCAGATAGAAGATTGG GCTCTCAAAGAGGCATAGAAGAATTAAAGCTTGCGCCATTTTTCCGAGGAGTTGACTGGGAACACATACGAGAAAGACCAGCAGCAATCCCAGTAGAAGTGAGGTCGATCGATGATACATCCAACTTTGACGAGTTCCCTGACGTCAAGCTTGAAATAC CGTCAGCACCGCTGCCGCAAGATGGGGAGGTGATATACAAGGACTGGGTATTTATCAATTACACTTTCAAACGATTCGAGGGTCTGACTCAGAGAGGTACCCCGACCAAGAAATAG
- the trc gene encoding serine/threonine-protein kinase tricornered isoform X6 — translation MAATESTIRFSGHTLDKATKAKVTLENYYSNLIAQHIERKQRLAKLEESLKDEGLSEQQKQEKRLQHAQKETEFLRLKRSRLGVEDFEPLKVIGRGAFGEVRLVQKKDTGHVYAMKILRKADMLEKEQVAHVRAERDILVEADHQWVVKMYYSFQDPINLYLIMEFLPGGDMMTLLMKKDTLSEECTQFYISETALAIDSIHKLGFIHRDIKPDNLLLDARGHIKLSDFGLCTGLKKSHRTDFYRDLSQAKPSDFMTSCGCGSGGAMDSKRRAESWKRNRRALAYSTVGTPDYIAPEVFLQNGYGPACDCWSLGVIMYEMLIGYPPFCSENPQETYRKVMNWRETLIFPPEVPISEEAKDTIVRFCCEADRRLGSQRGIEELKLAPFFRGVDWEHIRERPAAIPVEVRSIDDTSNFDEFPDVKLEIPSAPLPQDGEVIYKDWVFINYTFKRFEGLTQRGTPTKK, via the exons ATGGCGGCCACTGAAAGCACGATCAGATTCAGCGGTCATACCCTGGACAAAGCCACGAAAGCCAag GTGACGTTAGAGAATTACTACAGTAATTTAATCGCTCAACACATCGAGCGTAAGCAAAGGCTTGCGAAGTTGGAGGAGTCGTTGAAAGACGAGGGTCTATCCGAGCAGCAAAAGCAGGAAAAGAGGCTGCAACATGCCCAGAAAGAAACTGAATTTCTACGTCTGAAACGCTCGCGGTTGGGCGTCGAGGATTTTGAACCGCTCAAAGTAATCGGGAGAGGAGCTTTCGGAGAG GTAAGATTGGTCCAGAAGAAGGATACTGGTCATGTTTATGCTATGAAGATACTGAGGAAAGCAGACATGCTTGAAAAGGAACAAGTTGCACACGTCAGAGCAGAGCGAGACATCCTTGTCGAGGCTGATCATCAATGGGTTGTTAAGATGTACTACAGTTTTCAAGACCCTATTAATCTCTATTTGATTATGGAGTTTTTACCTGGTG GTGACATGATGACCCTACTGATGAAGAAAGACACACTTTCTGAGGAATGCACGCAATTTTATATATCCGAAACCGCATTAGCTATAGATTCTATACACAAACTGGGTTTTATTCATCG AGATATCAAACCGGACAACCTTCTGCTTGATGCGCGGGGCCACATCAAACTGTCAGACTTTGGTTTGTGTACCGGACTTAAGAAGTCGCACCGAACTGACTTTTACCGGGATCTCAGTCAGGCGAAACCCTCAGATTTCA TGACGTCGTGTGGATGCGGAAGTGGAGGAGCAATGGACAGTAAGAGAAGAGCCGAGAGTTGGAAAAGAAATCGAAGAGCTCTAGCCTACAGTACAGTCGGTACACCAGATTACATAGCCCCTGAAGTTTTTCTGCAAAACGGTTACGGTCCGGCATGCGATTGCTGGTCACTAGGCGTTATTATGTATGAAATGTTAATAG GTTATCCTCCGTTCTGTAGTGAAAATCCTCAAGAAACTTACAGGAAGGTAATGAATTGGCGCGAAACGTTGATATTCCCTCCTGAAGTACCAATTAGCGAGGAGGCCAAGGACACTATTGTTAGATTCTGCTGTGAAGCAGATAGAAGATTGG GCTCTCAAAGAGGCATAGAAGAATTAAAGCTTGCGCCATTTTTCCGAGGAGTTGACTGGGAACACATACGAGAAAGACCAGCAGCAATCCCAGTAGAAGTGAGGTCGATCGATGATACATCCAACTTTGACGAGTTCCCTGACGTCAAGCTTGAAATAC CGTCAGCACCGCTGCCGCAAGATGGGGAGGTGATATACAAGGACTGGGTATTTATCAATTACACTTTCAAACGATTCGAGGGTCTGACTCAGAGAGGTACCCCGACCAAGAAATAG
- the LOC124212310 gene encoding uncharacterized protein, giving the protein MNAFSQNPLFFFVDDLGDGSEKYSTGGKIVELFDTGCDARTSGIGLKVAKEQDVISGRSDSTQKIIPHARKPSNVSQLPRCQTKVEKTTNPSGGQENQRENITPACKSQKRSKPVPWSSTKVKKNESVLKNGDTKDSRNPSYERKTLEVCKDQQKAKPGSTRTWMSVKYSESNRTSIKSPSDITSYTLEPKTRSTISSTIERKPKTSLTKSGTRSQTIPPTKQLKVPSEVSLHNGTNKCVNRAVDKDSLSNCSRQLEISKISEFSSYSRVVNKSRLPTCSRGVKVLLNGQNAKERINPGEEVPKTEIVTGSDQEFRNNDPETSKDSQSGNQRDCNPKGQARSKVSCSNRGSKFNTTGVVKTTVTIAASSEKSKSSALSKAPLPRINRNSFIAGKAAQLVRSAETKPEKQPDDQVTKTEERTVSKISATVSDDKSLSKRSDKCSEKPSARPSPKFHTSTAHESDPKNRTFSFRTKLPKPSSPMIMPKLTNESQLHEEKHNEDTRRSDNSSEMLSSELTERLSRFSNRVQVVLNSKIPEPTAPKTGKESATLPVSEVVAEEDEEIELNTIFGDSPVTLSPKPRPGSSSSTLGVLKTKEQRAKPASFVRGPLTRYTSISPSVGPQVPRSGETKYGHRSWAKKQVPSSVRQGGTSQRLEKDVGMTAGSSSTPSTLEQIEPTAAKSSERIPESLVSDEKYNKDDVIPIMDPAVYNVHAFATRCRKRNNTLSRERVQNEGKTESWIDGHEQAYMKGRAIGLRVASMARAAKEGSKCEFIKTGVKAKPPMSELEKSQEIVDIGLSVIEKVLEEKENRNHSPSVLGDQTTSYRDFDKKPKWNSRQWIL; this is encoded by the exons ATGAATGCGTTCAGCCAGAATCCTTTGTTCTTCTTCGTTGATGATTTGGGTGATGGTTCAGAGAAATATTCTACCGGTggaaaaatcgttgaattatttgataCCGGCTGTGACGCCCGCACATCTGGAATTGGATTAAAAGTTGCCAAAGAACAAGATGTGATCTCCGGACGTAGTGACTCGACGCAAAAGATCATTCCGCATGCTCGAAAGCCTTCTAACGTTTCGCAGCTACCTCGATGTCAAACTAAGGTCGAAAAAACTACAAATCCTTCTGGCGGACAGGAAAATCAAAGAGAAAAC ATCACCCCGGCATGCAAGTCGCAAAAGCGAAGTAAACCGGTTCCATGGAGTTCAACAAAGGTGAAGAAGAACGAaagtgttttaaaaaatggcgaCACTAAGGACTCACGCAATCCGAGTTATGAAAGAAAAACCCTGGAAGTTTGTAAAGACCAACAGAAGGCAAAACCAGGCTCTACACGAACATGGATGTCTGTGAAATACAGTGAAAGTAACAGGACATCAATAAAATCACCTTCGGACATTACTTCTTATACACTGGAGCCAAAAACTAGATCAACGATTTCCAGCACCATTGAAAGAAAACCCAAAACGAGCTTAACGAAATCTGGAACAAGATCTCAAACCATCCCGCCGACGAAGCAATTGAAAGTGCCATCCGAGGTATCGCTCCACAATGGAACGAACAAGTGCGTTAATCGAGCTGTCGATAAAGACAGTCTGTCGAATTGCTCGAGGCAGCTAGAAATCTCCAAGATCTCAGAATTTTCGTCTTATTCTCGAGTTGTTAACAAGTCGAGGCTTCCAACGTGTTCCAGAGGTGTGAAAGTTCTCCTCAACGGTCAGAATGCAAAGGAAAGGATTAATCCCGGCGAAGAAGTACCCAAAACGGAAATCGTGACGGGTAGTGATCAGGAATTTCGAAATAACGATCCAGAGACATCGAAAGACTCTCAGTCTGGGAACCAAAGAGACTGTAACCCGAAAGGTCAAGCGAGGTCAAAAGTATCTTGTAGTAATCGTGGGTCAAAGTTCAACACCACGGGAGTTGTAAAGACAACGGTTACAATTGCAGCGTCTTCAGAGAAGTCGAAGTCCAGTGCTCTAAGCAAAGCGCCGCTACCTCGGATAAACAGAAATTCATTTATCGCCGGAAAAGCAGCGCAGTTAGTAAGATCTGCTGAAACTAAGCCGGAAAAGCAACCTGACGATCAGGTTACTAAAACCGAGGAAAGAACggtttcgaaaatatcggccaCTGTTTCAGATGACAAGTCACTGAGTAAACGGTCTGATAAATGTTCTGAAAAACCATCGGCTCGACCCTCCCCAAAATTTCATACTAGTACAGCACATGAAAGCGATCCCAAGAACAGAACCTTCAGTTTTAGAACGAAACTTCCCAAGCCCAGTTCCCCCATGATCATGCCCAAGCTTACGAACGAATCCCAACTGCACGAGGAAAAGCATAATGAAGATACCAGACGCTCGGATAATTCCTCTGAAATGTTGAGCAGCGAGCTCACGGAAAGGCTGAGCAGGTTTTCAAACCGAGTACAAGTGGTTTTAAATTCCAAGATTCCCGAACCTACTGCACCGAAGACCGGAAAAGAATCGGCTACTCTTCCCGTATCCGAAGTTGTGGCGGAAGAGGATGAAGAAATAGAGTTAAATACGATATTCGGGGATTCGCCGGTTACCTTGAGCCCAAAACCAAGACCGGGATCATCGTCGAGTACTTTGGGAGTGCTCAAGACCAAGGAGCAAAGAGCAAAACCAGCAAGTTTCGTTAGAGGGCCGCTAACTCGATATACATCGATCTCTCCGTCAGTCGGACCGCAAGTCCCACGTTCTGGGGAGACGAAATATGGGCATCGTTCTTGGGCCAAAAAACAAGTACCATCATCTGTTCGTCAAGGAGGAACGTCGCAGAGATTGGAAAAAGACGTCGGCATGACGGCAGGGAGTTCCTCGACACCGTCGACGTTGGAACAAATAGAGCCTACTGCTGCCAAAAGCAGTGAACGAATTCCCGAGTCTTTGGTCTCCGATGAAAAGTACAACAAAGATGATGTGATACCGATAATGGACCCTGCCGTGTATAACGTCCACGCATTCGCAACTCGTTGCCGCAAGCGGAACAACACGTTGTCTCGGGAAAGGGTGCAAAACGAAGGTAAGACGGAATCCTGGATAGACGGACATGAGCAGGCTTACATGAAGGGCCGAGCAATCGGCTTGAGAGTTGCCAGCATGGCGCGAGCAGCCAAGGAGGGTTCAAAGTGCGAATTCATCAAGACTGGCGTCAAAGCGAAGCCGCCGATGTCGGAGTTGGAGAAGTCGCAGGAGATCGTCGACATCGGATTGTCGGTCATCGAGAAAGTTCTTGAAGAAAAGGAGAACAGAAATCATTCGCCCTCGGTACTCGGTGATCAAACCACAAGTTACCGCGACTTTGACAAGAAACCCAAGTGGAATAGTAGGCAATGGATTCTGTAG